From the genome of Roseofilum reptotaenium CS-1145:
CAAACTCTTTATTGATCGAGTGGAAAGCACCCAAGAGTTAATGAGTGAATCGGAATATCACCGACAAATTGTTGGCCATCCCATGCCTTCCCATACTTAACGTTTTATTTCTTCACCATGAATCAAGCAACTGCATGGATCGATCGCATTGCCAAAGCTTGTAACACTGAACCATCTGCGTCTTTAGGTGATGGTCATATTTCAGTGAAAACGGAACCTTGGGGATTGGGAGGCGGCAGCGCGATCGCTCAACTCTATCTTCCCCTGACTCGTCAACAATGCTGGCAAAAAGTCAGCAACTACTCCCAATGGGTCAATTATTTTCCTGACATTACCTACAGTCAAGTTTTGCCCAAAAGCCAGCACCTCTATCAGAAAGGAATCAAAGACTTTATTCTGCTTCGTGTGGAAGTAGAAATTTATCTCCAAGTCCGGGAAACTTGCAACCAAGCTATAGAATTTGAACTCCTTAAAGGGTCTTTCTCGGAATTTCTAGCCTATCTTCATCTTCAAGATTACCAACAAGGAACTCTCTTAAGCTATGCAGTTCAAGCCACGCCCAATTTCCCTATTCCCGCGCCCTTCATTGAACAAGCTTTGAAGCTCGAATTACCAGCTAATATGCGACACATGCGCCAAGTCCTTTGTCCTTAGCCTTTTGCGCTTTGGGGGGGTAATGGGTATTGGTAACAAGTTAAGGCGATAAGCTAGGGGAGGCAAGAGGCAAGAGGCAAAAACCAATGCAAGAAAACCGGGTTTATTGACCAAATGCTAGGGTAATGCTAAAGATTTTGTTAAAATAATAGAAATTCAGAACACCTTGGAGAATACCAATCGTCATGCCCCAAAGCCAAAAACCCATTGTTATTGCCCCTTCTATCTTGTCCGCCGATTTTAGCCGTCTGGGAGAAGAGATTAAAGCTGTGGATGAAGCCGGTGCAGACTGGATTCATGTGGATGTCATGGATGGCCGGTTTGTTCCCAACATTACCATTGGCCCGTTAATCGTGGATGCTATTCGTCCCGTGACTCAAAAACCTCTGGATGTTCACTTGATGATTGTGGAACCGGAAAAGTATGTTGAGGGCTTTGCGAAAGCAGGTGCGGATATTATTTCGGTTCATGCCGAACATAATGCTTCCCCCCACTTACACCGGACTCTAGGACAAATCAGAGAGTTGGGCAAGCAAGCAGGAGTTGTACTGAATCCTTCTACACCTTTAGAGTTGATTGAGTATGTTCTAGAATTATGCGATTTGATTCTCATCATGAGTGTTAACCCTGGGTTTGGGGGACAGAGCTTTATTCCCGCAGTAGTTCCCAAAATTCGCAAGTTACGCCAAATGTGCGATGAGCGTGGACTCGATCCTTGGATTGAAGTTGATGGTGGCTTGAAGGTTAATAATACTTGGCAAGTCTTGGAAGCGGGAGCCAATGCTATTGTTGCTGGTTCTGCGGTATTTAAAGCTCCGGACTATGCTGAGGCAATTTCTGGAATTCGCAATAGTAAGCGTCCAGAACGGGAGCTAGTAACTGCTTAAAAGTTATGGGGTGAAAGATTTTTGCTCCTACATAGCAAAACCCAACCCATCTGTTGGGTTTTGCTTTTTTTAACCCAACCTACAGGAAAATTAGGCGATCGCATAGCCAGTAAGCACTCTTCGTGCTTACTACAAACAAAGCCCTATTTTAGATGAAACAATCCAGTAGTAGACTGTTTCATCTAATTTGATGCATTAGATTTCATTCGTAGTGAGGGCTTTAGCCCTCTCCAGCTAGGCTTTTAAGCACTCTTCGTGCTTACTACAAACAAAGCCCTATTTTAGGTGAAACAATCCAGTAGACTGTTTCATCTAATGTGATTCATTAGATTTCCTCCGTTGTTGCGCTAAAGCGCTCCGAACATTTTAGGGCTAAAGCCCTACAACGAATTGCAGCTAATGCACTATTTTAGCTGAAACAGTCCACTCCTTTTTTATGTCATTATTTTTAACTCTTCAAGATTTGATCATCTAGGGAAAAATCTACCTCTAGTTTATCTTTCCCTTGAGCTAGATAATCGGTTTCAAAGGAATCTTTTAGTC
Proteins encoded in this window:
- a CDS encoding SRPBCC family protein, giving the protein MNQATAWIDRIAKACNTEPSASLGDGHISVKTEPWGLGGGSAIAQLYLPLTRQQCWQKVSNYSQWVNYFPDITYSQVLPKSQHLYQKGIKDFILLRVEVEIYLQVRETCNQAIEFELLKGSFSEFLAYLHLQDYQQGTLLSYAVQATPNFPIPAPFIEQALKLELPANMRHMRQVLCP
- the rpe gene encoding ribulose-phosphate 3-epimerase: MPQSQKPIVIAPSILSADFSRLGEEIKAVDEAGADWIHVDVMDGRFVPNITIGPLIVDAIRPVTQKPLDVHLMIVEPEKYVEGFAKAGADIISVHAEHNASPHLHRTLGQIRELGKQAGVVLNPSTPLELIEYVLELCDLILIMSVNPGFGGQSFIPAVVPKIRKLRQMCDERGLDPWIEVDGGLKVNNTWQVLEAGANAIVAGSAVFKAPDYAEAISGIRNSKRPERELVTA